One genomic window of Saccopteryx bilineata isolate mSacBil1 chromosome 4, mSacBil1_pri_phased_curated, whole genome shotgun sequence includes the following:
- the PAPOLB gene encoding poly(A) polymerase beta, with product MKPFPVTTAGSQQTPPPPTLYGISSPISLAAPQETDCILTQKLIETLKPFGVLEEEEELQRRILILEKLNNLVKEWIREISESKSLPPAIIENVGGKIFTFGSYRLGVHTKGADIDALCVAPRHVDRSDFFTSFYEKLKLHEEVKDLRAVEEAFVPVIRLCFDGIEIDILFARLALQTIPEDLDLRDDSLLKNLDIRCIRSLNGCRVTDEILHLVPNIDNFRLTLRAIKLWAKCHNIYSNILGFLGGVSWAMLVARTCQLYPNAVAATLVRKFFLVFSEWEWPNPVLLKEPEEQNLNLPVWDPRVNPSDRYHLMPIITPAYPQQNSTYNVSVSTRMVMIEEFKQGLAITHEILLSKAEWSKLFDAPSFFQKYKHYIVLLASAPTEKQHLEWVGLVESKIRILVGSLEKNEFITLAHVNPTSFPAPRENTDKEEFCTMWVIGLVLKKPENSEVLSIDLTYDIQSFTDTVYRQAINSKMFEMDMKIDATHLRKRELHQLLPNHVLQKKKTHSTDVRLTALNDLSDDSENSMPVPSPTSAVKAGPVTGTSQGRNSPTLAGMAGSVTDVQVPEVSLQQVNPSESSGGASSESTPQTALQSAISPPPKPTITRVVSSTLLVNRLPRPSGSAAANIANPIVGV from the coding sequence ATGAAGCCGTTTCCGGTGACAACCGCAGGATCTCAACAGACCCCGCCGCCACCCACGCTCTATGGCATCTCCTCCCCCATCAGTTTAGCCGCCCCGCAGGAGACAGACTGCATACTTACCCAGAAATTAATAGAAACCCTGAAACCCTTTGGGGttttggaagaggaagaggaactgCAGCGCAggattttaattttggaaaaattaaataatctagTAAAGGAATGGATACGAGAAATCAGCGAAAGCAAAAGCCTTCCACCAGCTATAATTGAAAATGTTGGAGGCAAAATCTTTACGTTCGGCTCTTACAGATTAGGCGTGCACACAAAAGGTGCTGACATAGATGCATTGTGTGTTGCACCCAGACATGTTGACCGAAGTGACTTTTTCACCTCCTTTTATGAGAAATTGAAACTACATGAAGAAGTAAAAGATTTAAGGGCTGTTGAGGAGGCATTTGTACCAGTTATCAGACTGTGTTTTGATGGGATAGAGATTGATATTTTGTTTGCAAGATTAGCCCTGCAGACTATTCCAGAAGATTTGGACCTAAGAGATGATAGTCTGCTTAAAAATTTAGATATTAGATGCATAAGAAGCCTTAATGGTTGCCGGGTAACCGATGAAATCTTACATCTAGTGCCAAATATTGACAATTTCAGGCTAACTCTCAGAGCTATCAAATTGTGGGCTAAATGCCACAATATCTATTCCAATATATTAGGTTTCCTAGGAGGTGTTTCCTGGGCCATGCTAGTAGCCAGAACTTGCCAACTTTATCCAAATGCAGTAGCAGCAACTCTTGTACGTAAATTCTTCTTGGTATTTTCTGAATGGGAGTGGCCAAATCCAGTGCTACTGAAAGAGCCTGAGGAGCAAAATCTTAATTTGCCTGTATGGGACCCAAGAGTAAATCCCAGTGATAGGTACCATCTTATGCCTATAATTACACCAGCCTACCCACAGCAGAACTCCACCTACAATGTGTCAGTTTCAACAAGGATGGTCATGATTGAGGAGTTTAAACAAGGGCTTGCTATCACACATGAGATTTTGCTGAGTAAGGCAGAGTGGTCCAAACTTTTTGATGCTCCAAGCTTCTTTCAGAAGTACAAGCATTATATTGTACTTCTCGCAAGTGCACCAACAGAAAAACAGCATCTTGAATGGGTGGGCTTGGTGGAATCAAAAATCCGAATCCTGGTTGGAAGCCTGGAGAAGAATGAGTTTATTACATTGGCACATGTGAATCCCACGTCATTTCCAGCACCCAGAGAAAACACTGACAAGGAAGAATTTTGTACAATGTGGGTGATTGGGTTAGTGTTAAAGAAACCAGAAAATTCTGAAGTTCTCAGTATTGATCTCACCTATGACATCCAGTCTTTCACAGATACAGTTTATAGGCAAGCAATAAATAGTAAGATGTTTGAGATGGATATGAAAATTGATGCAACGCACTTAAGAAAAAGGGAACTTCATCAGCTACTACCTAATCACgtgcttcagaaaaagaaaacacattcaaCAGATGTCAGGTTGACAGCTTTGAATGACTTGTCTGATGACAGTGAAAACAGCATGCCTGTGCCTTCACCTACAAGTGCTGTGAAGGCTGGCCCAGTGACTGGCACCTCTCAGGGCAGAAACAGTCCTACTCTGGCTGGAATGGCGGGGTCTGTGACCGACGTACAGGTTCCTGAAGTTTCCTTGCAGCAAGTGAATCCCAGTGAGAGCTCAGGGGGTGCATCGAGTGAAAGCACTCCTCAGACGGCCTTacaatcagccatttctccaccACCAAAGCCCACGATCACTCGAGTTGTTTCTTCAACACTTTTGGTAAACCGTCTACCCAGGCCTTCAGGGAGTGCAGCAGCAAACATAGCTAATCCTATAGTAGGAGTCTAG